A single genomic interval of Wolbachia endosymbiont of Diaphorina citri harbors:
- the fumC gene encoding class II fumarate hydratase, which translates to MDKKIRIESDSLGEVKVPSERYWGAQTQRSLENFKIGTEKMPEPLIKALAIVKLAAARVNMKQGSIDNRVGDAICTAAQEVIDGKFNNQFPLVVWQTGSGTQTNMNVNEVISNRAIEILGGDLGSKSPVHPNDHVNCGQSSNDTFPTAMHIAVAEQINRLLIPNLEELYKALNNKVHEFKDIIKVGRTHLQDATPLTLGQEFSGYAVQIKKGIERVKSTLSNVYELAQGGTAVGTGINTKKGFAEDFAKEVAKITNFPFISAKNKFEALAANDALVELSGALNTVAVSLMKIANDIRLLGSGPRCGIGEIMLPENEPGSSIMPGKVNPTQCEAVTMVCAQVMGNHVAVTIGGSNGHFELNVFKPVIIYNVLQSIRLLADASLNFAEKCVVDIKANEERIKDLLNQSLMLVTILNTHIGYDNAAKIAKLAYKENITLKEAAAKLQLLTEEEFERIVKPEEMVG; encoded by the coding sequence ATGGATAAAAAAATTAGGATAGAATCAGATAGCTTAGGAGAAGTAAAAGTACCAAGTGAACGTTACTGGGGAGCTCAGACTCAGCGTTCTTTGGAAAATTTCAAAATTGGTACAGAGAAAATGCCAGAGCCCCTGATTAAAGCGCTAGCAATAGTAAAACTTGCAGCAGCACGTGTTAACATGAAACAGGGTAGCATAGATAATAGAGTAGGGGATGCAATCTGCACAGCGGCACAGGAGGTAATAGACGGTAAATTTAATAATCAATTTCCGCTTGTTGTTTGGCAAACCGGTTCTGGAACGCAGACCAATATGAATGTGAATGAAGTGATCAGCAATCGTGCAATAGAAATTTTGGGCGGTGATTTAGGTAGTAAGTCTCCAGTGCATCCAAATGATCATGTAAACTGTGGTCAGTCATCAAATGACACTTTTCCAACAGCAATGCATATAGCAGTAGCAGAGCAAATAAACCGCTTGCTTATTCCCAATCTTGAAGAATTATATAAAGCGCTAAATAATAAGGTTCATGAATTTAAAGATATAATAAAAGTAGGGCGTACTCATCTGCAAGATGCAACTCCTCTAACACTTGGGCAGGAATTTTCTGGCTATGCAGTTCAGATTAAAAAGGGAATAGAGAGAGTAAAGTCAACTCTAAGCAATGTATATGAACTTGCACAAGGTGGCACCGCGGTTGGCACGGGAATCAATACTAAAAAGGGTTTTGCTGAGGATTTTGCTAAAGAAGTGGCAAAAATCACTAATTTTCCATTTATTTCAGCAAAAAATAAGTTTGAAGCACTAGCAGCAAATGATGCTTTAGTTGAGCTCAGTGGAGCACTCAATACAGTAGCAGTAAGCTTGATGAAAATTGCAAATGATATAAGGCTACTTGGTTCTGGTCCAAGATGCGGAATTGGAGAAATAATGTTACCAGAAAATGAGCCTGGCTCTTCAATCATGCCGGGTAAGGTGAATCCAACTCAATGCGAAGCAGTGACTATGGTATGTGCTCAAGTTATGGGAAATCATGTTGCCGTGACAATTGGTGGCTCAAATGGTCATTTTGAATTGAACGTGTTTAAGCCGGTGATAATTTACAATGTTTTGCAGTCTATAAGACTTTTAGCTGATGCAAGTTTAAATTTTGCAGAGAAATGTGTAGTTGATATTAAAGCAAACGAAGAAAGAATAAAGGATTTACTAAATCAGTCGTTAATGCTAGTTACTATATTAAATACGCATATAGGATATGACAATGCAGCAAAAATAGCGAAGCTTGCTTATAAAGAAAATATCACTCTAAAAGAAGCAGCAGCAAAACTTCAACTGCTCACTGAGGAGGAGTTTGAAAGGATAGTGAAACCAGAGGAGATGGTAGGTTAA